The genomic DNA GGCTGTTGCTCGGTGCGCTGCTGCCGTATCTGTTCGGCGCGTTCGGGATGACCGCAGTCGGCCGCGCGGCGGGCGCGGTGGTTGAGGAAGTGCGCGAGCAGTTCCGCAACAATCCCGGCATCATGCTGGGCACGAGCCGGCCGGATTATGCGCGCACGGTGGATCTCGTCACCAAGGCGGCGATCCGCGAGATGATCATCCCCTCGCTGCTGCCGGTGCTATCGCCGATCGCACTGTATTTCATCGTGACGGCGGTCGACGGCCAGGCCTCGGGCTTCGCGGCGCTGGGGGCGATGCTGTTGGGTGTGATTGTATCCGGGCTGTTCGTCGCGCTGTCGATGACGAGCGGCGGCGGCGCGTGGGACAATGCCAAGAAATATATCGAGGACGGCAACCACGGCGGCAAGGGATCCGAAGCGCACAAGGCCGCGATCACCGGCGATACGGTGGGCGATCCGTACAAGGATACTGCCGGGCCGGCGGTGAACCCGATGATCAAGATTACCAATATCGTGGCGCTGTTGCTGCTGGCGGCGTTGGCGGCGGGGTGAGGGGGTGGTCCGTCGCCCCGGGGCGTGCTCCGGGGTGGCGGAAGGGCTCAAGGGATTCTGACGCGGTTTTGAGCCGTATAGGGCAACCGCGGCTGACCTCCATTTGCCGTCACCCTGAACTCGTTTCAAGGTTCGTCTGTCCGCTGGCGACGGCGGCGCTTGTGGCACGCTGGATGCTGAAACGAGTTCAGCATGACGGCTGGGAATGTCCGCTAACGCCCACATCGGTCACGGCGGGTGCCCCTACGTCTCCAGCTTTTCGTAACCCTGCTGCGGTACGGAGCGGGAATGGAGGTCTTGCTAGCCTACGCCGTGTTCATTCTGCTGATGGCGGCGCCGTTCATCGTGGCCGCGTTGCTCATCTCGGGTTTCCTCGCCGGGATCGGCATGGCGGTTCGCGGGCTGGCTTTGGGGCAGCCGACGGCCTTCATCATCGGCGCCGCTCTCGCGGTCGTGTGTGTCGCGGGGATGGTCGTGGGTGGGCGCTGGAGCATGCGTGGCAAGGCGAGCGAGGCGACGCTGGTACAGTTGTCGCCCGTGACGGCCGCGATGCGCGCGCGGCCGCGGATCTTCGTGTTGGGGTTGGAAAGCGGGCGGCAGGACGCACTTGAGGTGCTGAGCGATCATTTCGATCGGATCGAGGGCACTCGCCGCTATGCGACGGACGGACCGAAGGAACGCGGCCACCGCACGATCGAAGAATACAGTAAGTGGCTGGGCGAATGGCTACTGGTGACGGTGATCGATCGCGACGCGTTGCGACGGGGGGTTAGCACGCCGGCGGTGCGGCTGACATCGCTAGACAGTCCATCGCGCGGGCCTAGCTTTCATATCAACAGACGATACGATCCGATGCGGCCGAATTATCAGCTCTACTACTTCGATGGCACCGCGACCACCTACCTGCGTCGGTGTGAAGTGGAAATTCGGCTTCCACCTGCTCTGGCCTTCCTGCCGATGGGGCAGGTCGCGTTCATGTCTAGCCAGACCTACAAAGACGGCATGAGGCGGTTGAATGCGTGCCGTCGGACGATGCTGGAACGGCTGGTGGCGGACCTAAACTGAAGCGCGGCAAGCTGCCACGCGACTGACCGGGACGGCAGCTAAGCACCAAACCAAGTCATTCAGCAGTGAGGCTTCGCGCTAAGCTGCGCGTTCGGGTGTGATGGACGATACTCCGACGCTCGCCCGTTTCCCGCTCCATCTGCAGATGCTCGCCGGCTTCATCGTCGGCCTCGTCGGTGGGTTGATCGTCAATGCGACCGCGGGGGATGCGGCGTGGGTGGGGACGGTGACGACGTACGTCACCGGGCCGATCGGGCAGATCTTCCTGCGGCTGCTGTTCATGCTCGTCATCCCGCTGCTGTTCGCGGCGCTCGTCACGGGCGTGGCGGAGATGGGCGATATCGCCGCGCTGAAGAAGGTCGGCTTGCGGACGCTGTTCTTCACCGTCGTGCTGTCGGGCATCTCGGTCGCGCTGGGACTGCTGCTGGTGAATGTGATCCGGCCCGGCGCGGGGGTCGATCCGGCGATGGCGAAGGAACTGCTCGCACAGGCGGGCGCGGGGGCGGCGGCGATCGTGCAGGAATCGCGCGCGGCGCCGGGCGCGCTCGAATCGGTGCTGGGGATCATTCCGACCAATGTCATTCGCGCTGCTTCGACCGACGATATCCTGGCGCTGATGTTCTTCGCGCTGGCGTTCGGGATCGGGCTGGTGCTCGTCCGGTCGGAGAAGACGCAGGTGCTGCAGGATTCGATCGAGGGAATCCTCGAGGTGACGATGACGCTGATCGGCTTCGTCATCCGGCTCGCGCCGATCGCGGTGGCGTGTTTCATGTTCAACCTGACCGCGGTGTTCGGCGCCGACATCCTCGTGCGGCTGGCCGCGTACATGGTCACGGTGATTGGCGCGCTGCTGATCCATTTGATCATCGTCTATTCGCTCGGCGTGTGGCTCGCGGGCGGGATGCGGCCGCTCGCCTTCTTCCGCGGCAGCCAGGAGGCGATGGTGATGGCGTTTTCGACCGCCTCGTCGAACGCGACGCTGCCGACCAGCCTGCGCGTGGCCGAGAACGAGCTGAAGCTGCCGCGGCGAGTCGCGCGGTTCGTGCTGACGATCGGGGCGACGGCGAACCAGAACGGCACCGCGATCTTCGAGGGCGTGACGGTGATCTTCCTTGCGCAATTCTTCGGTGTGGAGCTGACGATCGTGCAGCAATTGACGGTGATGCTGGTGTGCATCCTGGGCGGGATCGGGACGGCGGGGGTGCCGGGCGGATCGCTGCCGGTGGTGGCGATCATCCTGGGCATGGTGGGCGTGCCGCCGACCGCGATCGGACTGGTGCTGGGGGTCGATCGGCTGCTCGACATGTGCCGGACGGCGCTGAACGTGACCGGCGATCTGGCGATTGCGGTGATGGTGGCGGGGAAGGATCGCGACGCGGGGTCCGCAACTGCCGTGTCACCCCGGTAAGTTCACCGCCCCTGCGCGCGCCACTTCTGGATCGTGCGGTGGATGATCTCGTCTTCCTCGCCGACTTCGCGCCAGAGCTTCGAGAAGATCGGGTCGGCCGAGGCCGGTCGCTTCACTTCTTCCAGCCCGTCGAAGGCGACGCGGATCGGGATCGCGACGCCTTCGCCGCAGATGATGCATTCGCGGTTGCGCAGCGCGGGGATCGAATCGAGGA from Sphingomonas radiodurans includes the following:
- a CDS encoding dicarboxylate/amino acid:cation symporter, translated to MDDTPTLARFPLHLQMLAGFIVGLVGGLIVNATAGDAAWVGTVTTYVTGPIGQIFLRLLFMLVIPLLFAALVTGVAEMGDIAALKKVGLRTLFFTVVLSGISVALGLLLVNVIRPGAGVDPAMAKELLAQAGAGAAAIVQESRAAPGALESVLGIIPTNVIRAASTDDILALMFFALAFGIGLVLVRSEKTQVLQDSIEGILEVTMTLIGFVIRLAPIAVACFMFNLTAVFGADILVRLAAYMVTVIGALLIHLIIVYSLGVWLAGGMRPLAFFRGSQEAMVMAFSTASSNATLPTSLRVAENELKLPRRVARFVLTIGATANQNGTAIFEGVTVIFLAQFFGVELTIVQQLTVMLVCILGGIGTAGVPGGSLPVVAIILGMVGVPPTAIGLVLGVDRLLDMCRTALNVTGDLAIAVMVAGKDRDAGSATAVSPR